One Verrucomicrobiota bacterium genomic window carries:
- a CDS encoding DUF1553 domain-containing protein → MSAPIFTTKTLLPAVLVAMLSTLAESSSVAADASQPASATQQKWSEHWAFKAPVRPRVPEVRNKDWIRTSVDNFILTRLEKDGLQPSPEADKITLLRRLSLDLLGLPPTIQEVDGFLADERDGAYDRQVERLLNSPHYGERWGRHWLDAARYADSDGFEKDKPRFIWAYRDWVVNAFNRDVPYDRFVIEQVAGDQLPNPTQDHLVATGFLRNAMLNEEGGVDPEQFRMEAMFDRMDCIGKSVLGLTIQCAQCHDHKYDPIKQEDYYRLFAFLNNDHEASLIAYNSQEHMQIANLTRQLRDLEAGLRHTTPDWLERMNEWEDTVKSDQPEWIVLRCVNAGDNGERFYYYEDGSIRAASYAPTKWTAHFRGTNNLPVIGAFRLEQLPDPNLPCNGPGRSIKGMAALSEFKVEVAFPNSTNKLQVKFAKATADFSNAEKPLEAEFSDRSEKQRVYGPVQMAIDGNADTAWGIDAGPGRRNQARKAVFLPEKPLTFTNAVELNVRLQQNHGGWNSDDNQNHNLGRFRISVSSSTNAVADPLPASVREIFKAPREQRTPAQVAAVFSYWRTTVPEFNETNEKIEALWQRWPQGTPTLTFQAREGRGPGDAPRTTHMFKRGDWLKPGDEVAYGVPRFLHPLPEKADGSRLTLAKWLVDRKSPTTARVFVNRVWQAYFGTGLVATPEDFGVRCDDPSHPELLDWLACEFMDSGWKVKSLHRLIVTSATYRQSSHATPELNAKDPYNRRLARGPRFRVEAEIVRDIALAASGLLNPTLGGRSVYPPAPDFLFQPPASYGPKVWKEETGPDRYRRGLYVFKFRSVPYPMLQTFDAPNGDFSCVRRQRSNTPLQALTTLNETVFMECAQALARRAIDEGGKTEAERMAYAFRRTLGRAPTDDEQQELLALLEEQKRHIAEGWVNPLELATGKNEVPANLPKGVTPAQLAAYASVSRVLLNLDETITKD, encoded by the coding sequence ATGAGTGCGCCGATCTTTACGACCAAGACTCTGCTGCCCGCTGTGCTGGTGGCGATGTTATCCACGCTCGCCGAGAGTTCATCCGTGGCGGCGGACGCTTCCCAACCCGCTTCCGCAACCCAACAGAAATGGAGCGAGCACTGGGCGTTCAAGGCGCCCGTCCGTCCGAGAGTTCCCGAAGTGCGAAACAAGGATTGGATTCGCACCTCCGTGGACAACTTCATCCTCACGCGATTAGAGAAGGACGGACTCCAGCCTTCGCCTGAAGCCGACAAAATCACTCTGCTCCGCCGTCTGAGCCTCGATTTGCTCGGCTTGCCGCCGACGATTCAAGAAGTTGATGGGTTTCTGGCGGACGAACGCGACGGCGCTTACGACAGACAAGTCGAGCGGCTGCTGAATTCGCCGCACTACGGCGAGCGCTGGGGCCGGCATTGGCTGGACGCCGCGCGGTATGCGGATTCCGACGGCTTCGAGAAGGACAAACCTCGGTTCATCTGGGCGTATCGCGATTGGGTCGTCAATGCGTTCAATCGCGACGTGCCGTACGACCGGTTCGTCATTGAGCAGGTCGCGGGCGATCAGTTGCCGAATCCGACTCAGGACCATCTGGTGGCGACGGGATTTCTTCGCAACGCCATGCTCAATGAAGAAGGCGGTGTCGATCCCGAACAGTTCCGGATGGAAGCCATGTTCGATCGCATGGATTGCATCGGCAAAAGTGTTCTCGGCCTGACGATTCAATGCGCGCAGTGCCACGATCACAAATACGATCCGATCAAGCAGGAGGATTACTACCGGCTGTTCGCCTTCTTGAACAACGATCACGAGGCCTCGCTCATCGCTTACAATTCCCAGGAGCACATGCAGATCGCCAACCTCACACGGCAATTGCGCGACCTCGAAGCCGGCCTGCGCCATACCACCCCCGATTGGCTCGAACGGATGAATGAATGGGAGGACACGGTCAAGAGCGATCAGCCCGAATGGATCGTCCTGCGGTGCGTCAATGCCGGAGACAATGGCGAGAGATTTTATTACTACGAGGACGGGTCCATCCGCGCCGCCAGTTACGCGCCGACGAAGTGGACGGCTCATTTTCGCGGGACGAACAATCTGCCCGTCATCGGCGCGTTCCGTCTGGAGCAACTGCCCGATCCGAATTTGCCGTGCAACGGCCCGGGCCGTTCGATCAAAGGCATGGCGGCCTTGAGCGAATTCAAAGTCGAAGTGGCGTTTCCGAATTCAACCAACAAGCTGCAAGTGAAGTTCGCCAAAGCAACGGCGGACTTCAGCAACGCAGAGAAGCCGCTGGAAGCGGAATTCAGCGATCGCTCCGAAAAGCAGCGCGTTTATGGACCCGTCCAAATGGCAATTGATGGAAACGCGGACACGGCCTGGGGCATTGACGCCGGGCCAGGCCGCCGCAATCAAGCGCGCAAGGCGGTCTTCCTTCCTGAAAAGCCGCTCACGTTCACGAACGCCGTCGAACTCAATGTTCGCCTTCAGCAAAACCACGGCGGCTGGAACTCGGACGATAACCAAAATCACAATCTCGGCCGGTTCCGGATCAGCGTCTCCAGCTCGACAAATGCGGTGGCCGATCCACTGCCGGCGTCGGTGCGTGAGATTTTCAAGGCGCCGCGCGAACAGAGGACACCCGCGCAAGTGGCCGCCGTCTTCAGTTACTGGCGGACGACCGTGCCTGAATTCAACGAGACCAACGAGAAAATCGAGGCGCTGTGGCAGCGGTGGCCGCAGGGCACGCCAACGCTCACCTTTCAGGCTCGCGAGGGGCGAGGCCCTGGCGATGCGCCGAGAACCACGCACATGTTCAAGCGCGGCGATTGGCTGAAGCCCGGCGACGAAGTGGCGTACGGTGTGCCGAGATTTCTGCATCCCTTGCCCGAGAAGGCGGATGGTTCGCGGCTGACGCTGGCAAAGTGGCTGGTGGATCGGAAATCGCCGACCACGGCGCGCGTGTTCGTGAACCGCGTTTGGCAGGCCTACTTCGGCACGGGTCTGGTGGCGACGCCGGAAGACTTCGGTGTTCGTTGCGATGATCCGTCACACCCGGAACTGCTCGACTGGCTCGCGTGCGAATTCATGGATTCGGGGTGGAAGGTTAAATCGTTACATCGGTTAATCGTTACATCGGCAACGTATCGGCAGTCTTCTCACGCTACGCCGGAGTTGAATGCGAAAGACCCGTACAACCGGCGCTTGGCTCGCGGACCGCGGTTCCGCGTCGAGGCTGAGATCGTTCGCGATATTGCGCTGGCGGCCAGCGGGCTGCTGAATCCGACGCTGGGCGGACGCAGCGTGTACCCGCCGGCGCCGGATTTCCTGTTCCAACCGCCCGCGAGTTATGGTCCTAAAGTTTGGAAGGAAGAAACCGGGCCGGATCGGTACCGCCGCGGGCTGTACGTCTTCAAGTTCCGTTCAGTGCCCTATCCCATGCTCCAGACGTTCGACGCGCCGAATGGCGATTTCTCCTGTGTCCGCCGCCAGCGTTCCAACACGCCGCTCCAGGCGCTGACAACGTTGAACGAAACCGTGTTCATGGAATGCGCCCAGGCGCTGGCGCGAAGGGCAATTGACGAGGGTGGGAAAACCGAGGCAGAGCGGATGGCCTACGCGTTTCGCAGAACACTCGGCCGCGCGCCGACCGACGACGAACAGCAGGAGTTGCTCGCGCTTCTCGAAGAGCAAAAGCGCCACATCGCGGAAGGCTGGGTTAATCCGCTGGAACTCGCCACCGGCAAGAACGAAGTCCCGGCGAACTTGCCGAAAGGCGTGACGCCCGCGCAACTCGCCGCTTACGCGAGCGTCTCTCGAGTCCTGTTAAATCTGGACGAAACGATCACGAAGGACTGA
- a CDS encoding DUF1549 domain-containing protein, producing the protein MRHATNHQFDWPPRAACAHLSLSLWALSLFAGSLALPAAIAANPPKFGAEKHWSFEPITKPKLPAQPTSAPTEIDRFMISALQARALSLSASIPRWQWIRRATFDLIGLPPTWDEVRAFVEDPSTDAREKVIDRLLNSPRYGERWGRHWLDLARYADTHGGSAIGFTKFPFSYSYRDYVIRALNTDVPYDRFVTEQLAADQLGLAERDPALAGLGFLTVGLQYRNRH; encoded by the coding sequence ATGCGACACGCAACCAACCACCAGTTCGACTGGCCACCTCGCGCGGCTTGCGCTCACCTTTCGCTGTCGCTCTGGGCGCTGAGTTTGTTCGCAGGCTCGCTGGCTCTGCCCGCGGCAATCGCGGCCAATCCGCCAAAGTTTGGCGCGGAAAAGCACTGGTCGTTCGAGCCAATAACCAAGCCCAAGCTGCCCGCGCAACCGACCTCGGCCCCCACGGAAATCGACCGTTTCATGATCTCGGCGCTCCAAGCCCGCGCTCTGTCGCTGTCGGCGTCGATCCCGCGCTGGCAGTGGATCCGGCGCGCGACGTTCGACCTCATCGGACTGCCCCCGACTTGGGATGAAGTCCGCGCGTTCGTCGAGGATCCCTCCACGGATGCGCGCGAGAAGGTGATCGACCGTCTGTTGAATTCCCCGCGTTACGGCGAACGCTGGGGTCGTCACTGGCTGGATCTGGCCCGTTACGCCGACACGCACGGCGGTAGCGCTATCGGTTTTACCAAGTTCCCGTTTTCGTACAGCTATCGCGACTATGTCATCCGCGCCTTGAACACAGACGTTCCCTACGACCGGTTCGTGACGGAACAACTGGCCGCCGACCAACTCGGACTCGCGGAGAGAGATCCCGCACTCGCGGGACTCGGTTTCCTCACCGTCGGCCTGCAATACCGAAACCGGCATG
- a CDS encoding MFS transporter, protein MKRYLVVAVLFVLSLITYIDRVAISSAKGPIASELSLSDADMGWVFGAFALGYAIAQVPSGWFADRYGPRLALAAVVTAWSLLTCLTGAVASLGVLVMVRFLFGMGEAGAFPGCARAFYNWLPVGERGRANGIIFSGSRLGGAMAFPLLAWLMADWGWRMAFVWLGAVGVVWAVFWLGWFRDHPPVPVDPAEKEAEPQATFAQVFRSRGMGLAMVQYFAGNFTFFICLSWMHPYLKEHYNLSQSEAAGYAMIPLLFGATAQWMAGILVDAIYRSQHRAWSRRFPAILGFILAVIGMVAVNLVQSPGAAVACFALATFGADMTISPSWAYCVDIGGKNSGAVSGSMNMIGNFGSFVSSIAFPYLYKLTGSAAAYFVTAALLDVLAIICWLGMKTGKVPRGSNRPAMIPRLTDQ, encoded by the coding sequence ATGAAACGCTACCTGGTCGTCGCGGTCCTGTTCGTCCTGTCTCTGATCACCTACATCGACCGCGTCGCCATTTCTTCTGCCAAAGGGCCGATCGCTTCGGAGCTTTCGCTTTCGGATGCGGACATGGGATGGGTGTTTGGCGCGTTCGCTTTGGGCTATGCCATTGCCCAGGTGCCTTCGGGCTGGTTTGCGGACCGCTACGGACCGAGGCTGGCTCTTGCGGCTGTGGTCACCGCCTGGAGTCTGCTCACGTGTTTGACCGGCGCCGTGGCCAGCCTGGGCGTGCTGGTGATGGTTCGTTTTCTTTTCGGAATGGGAGAAGCCGGAGCTTTTCCGGGATGCGCGCGCGCCTTTTACAATTGGCTTCCGGTCGGCGAACGCGGGCGCGCCAATGGGATCATTTTTTCCGGATCACGACTCGGCGGCGCAATGGCGTTTCCACTGCTGGCCTGGCTGATGGCTGACTGGGGCTGGCGCATGGCGTTCGTTTGGTTGGGCGCCGTGGGCGTCGTGTGGGCGGTGTTCTGGCTGGGTTGGTTTCGGGATCATCCGCCTGTGCCGGTGGACCCTGCGGAAAAGGAGGCCGAACCGCAAGCCACTTTCGCCCAGGTTTTCCGCTCCCGAGGGATGGGCCTGGCCATGGTCCAATATTTTGCGGGCAACTTCACCTTCTTCATCTGCTTGTCCTGGATGCACCCGTATCTCAAGGAGCATTACAACCTCTCGCAGTCCGAAGCGGCGGGATACGCGATGATCCCGCTGTTGTTTGGAGCCACGGCACAATGGATGGCGGGCATCCTGGTCGATGCCATCTATCGGAGCCAACATCGCGCGTGGTCGCGCCGGTTTCCGGCTATCCTTGGATTCATCCTGGCTGTGATCGGAATGGTGGCGGTCAATCTCGTTCAAAGTCCGGGCGCGGCCGTGGCGTGCTTTGCTCTGGCGACATTTGGCGCGGACATGACGATAAGCCCAAGTTGGGCTTACTGCGTGGACATCGGCGGAAAAAACTCCGGCGCCGTGTCCGGTTCGATGAACATGATCGGCAACTTCGGGTCTTTCGTCAGTTCCATCGCGTTTCCCTATCTTTACAAGCTCACCGGAAGCGCCGCCGCCTATTTCGTGACTGCGGCGCTGCTGGATGTGCTGGCGATCATTTGCTGGCTCGGAATGAAAACGGGGAAAGTTCCGCGAGGGAGTAACCGACCCGCCATGATCCCTCGACTTACTGATCAGTAA
- a CDS encoding RNA-binding protein: MNTKLFVGNLAYSITENDLEDLFSKHGPVTEVNLMLDRNSGRSRGFAFVTMATREGAEAAIKELHGKPLQGRNLTVNEARPREERSDGGGGGGRGPRRY, from the coding sequence ATGAACACCAAATTGTTTGTGGGCAATCTCGCCTACAGCATCACCGAAAACGATCTGGAAGATCTGTTCTCCAAGCACGGGCCTGTCACCGAAGTCAACTTGATGTTGGACCGAAACAGCGGCCGCTCCCGCGGTTTCGCCTTCGTCACGATGGCCACGCGGGAAGGGGCCGAAGCCGCGATCAAAGAACTCCATGGCAAACCGCTCCAAGGCCGGAACCTCACCGTCAACGAAGCGCGTCCGCGCGAGGAACGCTCGGATGGCGGCGGCGGTGGCGGCCGGGGTCCTCGGCGTTACTGA
- a CDS encoding DUF1501 domain-containing protein: protein MRSYSAFDFSRRGFLRSLVGGSVLFPGLVSQLMAEDEARSGPADPLLARAPHFAPRAKRVIFLYMSGGVSHVDSWDHKPKLFADAGKTLSVDEFQGRRGEFKMFAKRPQWSFAPHGKCGTEASSLFPHMAECVDDLCVIRSMKSDHTNHYEATLGIHTGSFTFARPSIGSWISYGLGTENRNLPSFIVIAPKTPYAGGQVWASDFLPGAHQGTLVLPGTEPVAHLKRRAATGRLQELELGAMEKMNQRHLATRAGDPLLGARIKSFETAFGMQAEMPEVFDLSKESDATLKLYGLTRGSTKGFAWQCLVARRLAERGVRFVELIDAGSSDNWDAHGDMLTHTPLAKNVDQAIAGLLRDLKARGMFDDTLVVWTTEFGRTPFNAAADAKGREHHHWVFSSWLAGAGVKPGSVYGESDDYGINVAKNGVHIHDFHATILHLMGLDHERLTYRHTGRDYRLTDVHGHVVKGILA from the coding sequence ATGAGAAGCTATTCTGCCTTCGACTTTTCCCGCCGCGGCTTCCTCCGATCGTTGGTTGGCGGTTCCGTGCTTTTTCCCGGCCTCGTCTCGCAATTGATGGCCGAGGACGAAGCGCGATCGGGTCCCGCGGACCCGCTCCTGGCGCGGGCGCCCCATTTCGCGCCCAGGGCGAAACGAGTCATCTTCCTTTATATGAGTGGCGGGGTCTCGCATGTCGATTCTTGGGACCATAAACCAAAGCTCTTCGCCGATGCGGGCAAGACGCTGTCGGTCGATGAATTTCAGGGACGCAGGGGCGAATTCAAAATGTTCGCCAAGCGGCCGCAGTGGAGCTTCGCTCCGCACGGAAAGTGCGGCACGGAGGCCAGCTCGCTCTTCCCCCACATGGCGGAGTGCGTGGACGACTTGTGCGTGATCCGCTCGATGAAGTCCGATCACACGAACCATTACGAGGCGACGCTGGGCATCCACACCGGATCGTTCACGTTTGCGCGGCCGAGCATTGGTTCGTGGATCAGCTACGGTCTCGGCACGGAGAACCGCAATTTGCCGTCCTTCATCGTCATTGCTCCGAAGACGCCGTATGCGGGGGGCCAAGTTTGGGCGAGTGATTTCCTGCCCGGCGCACACCAGGGGACGCTTGTCCTTCCTGGAACGGAACCGGTCGCCCACCTCAAGCGCCGCGCGGCCACGGGACGCTTGCAAGAGCTGGAACTAGGCGCGATGGAGAAGATGAATCAGCGGCATCTCGCGACGCGCGCAGGTGACCCGCTTCTCGGCGCGCGCATCAAGTCCTTCGAGACCGCCTTCGGAATGCAAGCCGAGATGCCCGAGGTGTTCGATCTCTCGAAGGAAAGTGACGCGACTCTGAAGCTCTACGGATTGACCCGGGGCAGCACGAAAGGTTTCGCCTGGCAATGCCTCGTCGCGCGCCGGCTCGCGGAACGCGGCGTGCGTTTCGTGGAATTGATCGATGCCGGCTCGTCGGACAATTGGGATGCGCATGGCGACATGCTCACTCACACGCCGCTGGCGAAAAATGTCGATCAGGCCATCGCCGGACTGCTGCGCGATTTGAAGGCGCGCGGGATGTTTGACGACACCCTGGTCGTGTGGACCACCGAGTTCGGGCGCACGCCGTTCAACGCCGCCGCCGACGCGAAGGGCCGCGAGCACCACCACTGGGTGTTCTCGTCTTGGCTGGCCGGCGCGGGCGTGAAACCGGGATCGGTTTACGGCGAATCGGACGACTACGGGATCAACGTCGCGAAGAACGGCGTCCACATTCACGATTTTCACGCGACCATTCTCCACCTGATGGGTCTGGATCATGAGCGGCTGACGTACCGCCACACGGGGCGCGATTACCGGCTCACCGATGTGCACGGCCATGTGGTGAAAGGTATTTTGGCGTAA
- a CDS encoding DUF1553 domain-containing protein, which yields MASPKLVERTISRFQCNRGPAVNGEHAPQRNPSRDEKGKRAARPETAERSPLCARTARSILLPYFSWVIVAGPLLAPATLRGAGEPAAANPSFFENRIRPVLVEQCYECHSATAKKLKGGLRVDSRATLLEGGNSGPALVPGDPSKSLLLRAVRHEEKDLAMPAKKPKLPDPVIADFAAWIEQGAPFATGAVVTTGQPHWAFQPVTDPARPAVTSPWPRTSVDDFILAKLQTQDAEPAPAADKRTLLRRATYDLTGLSPTADQADAFEKDSSSTAFAQVIERLLASPEYGERWGRHWLDLVRYADTAGETADYPVPEAWRYRNWVIDAFNADKPYDEFLREQIAGDILARRGPRELYAGRVTATGYLAISRRFGFDSENYHHLTIQDTIDTLGQTVLGLTLGCARCHAHKFDPVSMDEYYALYGIFESTRYAFPGSEQKQKARALVPLVPPEESQPQWRAFDARVARLGTPATLLRSVDDLDGDFEMQAPAAGGSKGVLVPPWVYGGTIAVTTAAQSPFKNLYALGKVGASVPPGTNAYHLGQALHPGWKRGGLLHANLDLRMAGTEGQARGHHRFWIGASAGSAAVEIFLFPDLISLRAGDRMEKIRSVKTNQWQNLQLTLDLEARTVSGQVGSPGDVVAFSARPFSPAWSGTIDFMGLDSHSQTNGVRAGLALDNLAVQVQPIAPVSTTLPGVGAATDTPDSAALTSQLQQLVGIDGDFESQADHAPPALPWGPGPDSAVKIEAGSQSPFRNLYPAGELGIRLPNSGAYNGFGQTLTNHWKSDRTERLFASFDFRCADARDGGGSWRFYLGRGPGKSAAIELFFNSKEFFRRSAGARDLVRPLRAGEWHQVQLVLNLKEKTYTGSIATAADRTEFSGECASGWDGGVDHTFIDSHGHLPGVKPALDADNFAVGEEALPPGSSARVPVAVTGEERGFRRSQASALRRQLAELARSVERSKQEMNALLAEGPFDLAYAVGEGTPRNSRIQLRGEPDKPGKEVPRGFLGIFGARKMPQGLSGSGRLELAEWLTQPGNPLTARVMVNRIWQHHFGQGLVKTPNDFGARGQPPTHPELLDHLAAALMKSGWSIKTMHRLIMLSATYQQSSVKTESVLGNPSPAAARSRSASLDIESRMTDYFSPFPRRRLTAEEIRDTILLVSGELNPKPGRGHPFPAPTGWGFTQHSPFSAVYDHNQRSVYLMTQRLKRHPFLALFDGADPNASTAERRTTTVPTQALYFLNDPFVHFMSEKVAARVRSLGADETQRIAAAYRLALGRIPTEVEQAEAVEFLAACRSELGAGPENLSDAAGWAALARVLFGSNEFLHVD from the coding sequence ATGGCCAGTCCAAAGTTGGTCGAACGAACCATCTCCCGCTTTCAGTGCAATCGTGGGCCAGCCGTAAATGGCGAGCACGCACCCCAGAGGAATCCGAGCAGAGACGAGAAGGGAAAACGCGCCGCTCGGCCGGAAACGGCGGAACGGAGCCCGCTCTGCGCGAGGACAGCCCGATCGATTCTCCTTCCGTATTTTTCGTGGGTCATTGTGGCGGGCCCGTTGCTCGCGCCGGCGACTTTGCGTGGAGCAGGGGAGCCTGCCGCCGCGAACCCGTCCTTCTTCGAGAACCGCATTCGTCCAGTCCTCGTGGAACAGTGTTACGAATGCCACAGCGCCACCGCCAAGAAACTGAAGGGTGGCCTGCGAGTTGATTCGCGCGCGACGCTGCTCGAGGGCGGGAACTCCGGCCCCGCCCTCGTCCCAGGCGATCCGTCGAAAAGTCTGCTGCTCCGCGCGGTGCGACATGAGGAGAAGGATCTCGCGATGCCGGCGAAGAAACCGAAGCTGCCGGACCCGGTGATCGCCGACTTCGCAGCCTGGATCGAACAGGGGGCGCCGTTTGCGACAGGCGCCGTGGTGACAACAGGCCAGCCGCACTGGGCCTTTCAACCCGTGACCGACCCGGCCCGCCCCGCTGTGACGTCGCCGTGGCCGCGCACTTCGGTGGATGATTTCATTCTCGCCAAGCTGCAGACACAGGACGCAGAACCAGCCCCCGCTGCCGACAAACGCACGTTGCTTCGCCGCGCGACTTACGATCTCACCGGGCTTTCGCCCACGGCCGACCAAGCGGACGCCTTCGAGAAGGACTCTTCCTCCACGGCTTTCGCCCAGGTCATCGAGCGTCTGCTCGCTTCGCCCGAATACGGCGAACGCTGGGGGCGGCACTGGCTTGATCTCGTGCGGTACGCGGACACGGCGGGCGAGACCGCCGACTATCCCGTCCCGGAGGCGTGGCGCTACCGCAACTGGGTCATTGACGCTTTCAACGCGGACAAGCCTTACGACGAGTTTTTGCGCGAGCAGATCGCCGGCGACATTCTGGCGCGGCGCGGACCTCGCGAGCTTTATGCCGGTCGCGTCACGGCCACCGGTTACCTGGCGATTTCGCGGCGTTTTGGTTTCGATTCGGAGAATTATCACCACCTCACCATCCAGGACACTATCGATACGCTGGGCCAGACCGTGCTCGGGCTGACGTTAGGCTGCGCTCGATGCCACGCGCACAAGTTCGACCCAGTGTCGATGGATGAGTATTACGCGCTCTACGGCATTTTCGAGAGCACTCGCTACGCATTCCCCGGCTCGGAGCAAAAGCAGAAGGCCCGAGCGCTGGTCCCATTGGTGCCGCCGGAAGAATCGCAGCCACAGTGGCGTGCCTTCGATGCGCGTGTGGCCCGGTTGGGCACGCCCGCAACCCTGCTGCGGTCGGTGGATGATCTGGACGGCGATTTTGAAATGCAGGCTCCGGCCGCCGGCGGCAGCAAGGGGGTGCTGGTGCCGCCTTGGGTTTACGGCGGCACCATCGCCGTAACGACGGCTGCGCAAAGCCCGTTCAAAAACCTCTACGCCCTCGGCAAGGTCGGCGCGAGCGTGCCGCCCGGGACCAATGCCTATCATCTGGGCCAGGCCTTGCATCCTGGTTGGAAACGCGGCGGGTTGCTGCACGCCAACCTCGACCTGCGGATGGCGGGCACGGAAGGCCAGGCCCGCGGCCATCATCGTTTCTGGATCGGCGCGTCCGCCGGCTCGGCCGCGGTGGAAATCTTTCTTTTTCCAGACCTGATTTCCCTGCGCGCTGGTGACCGCATGGAAAAAATCCGTTCGGTGAAGACGAACCAATGGCAGAACTTGCAACTGACCCTCGATCTCGAGGCCCGAACGGTTTCCGGACAGGTCGGATCGCCTGGCGATGTGGTGGCGTTCAGCGCGCGGCCATTTTCACCGGCGTGGAGCGGAACGATTGATTTCATGGGACTCGATTCGCACAGCCAGACCAACGGTGTCCGAGCCGGTCTCGCGCTCGACAACTTGGCCGTGCAGGTGCAGCCCATTGCGCCCGTTTCAACCACCCTTCCCGGCGTCGGCGCCGCGACGGACACGCCCGATTCGGCCGCGTTGACGAGCCAGTTGCAGCAACTTGTGGGAATCGACGGCGACTTCGAATCCCAGGCGGACCATGCGCCCCCGGCTCTGCCGTGGGGTCCAGGCCCGGACAGTGCCGTGAAAATCGAGGCGGGGTCGCAAAGCCCGTTCCGCAACCTTTATCCCGCAGGGGAACTCGGGATTCGACTGCCGAACAGCGGAGCCTACAACGGATTTGGCCAGACGCTGACGAACCATTGGAAATCCGACCGGACTGAGCGGCTGTTTGCGAGCTTTGACTTCCGTTGCGCCGACGCGCGGGACGGCGGCGGTTCGTGGCGGTTTTATCTCGGCCGTGGTCCGGGGAAGTCCGCCGCCATCGAGTTGTTTTTTAACAGCAAGGAATTCTTCCGCCGCAGCGCCGGGGCGCGGGACCTGGTGCGGCCGCTCCGCGCAGGTGAGTGGCATCAGGTTCAGCTCGTGTTGAATCTCAAGGAGAAGACCTACACCGGCTCCATTGCCACGGCGGCGGACCGCACGGAGTTTTCCGGCGAGTGCGCGAGCGGTTGGGACGGCGGCGTTGACCACACCTTCATCGACAGCCACGGCCATCTGCCCGGCGTGAAGCCGGCGTTGGATGCCGATAATTTTGCCGTTGGGGAGGAAGCCTTGCCACCGGGGTCTTCAGCTCGCGTGCCGGTCGCGGTGACCGGAGAAGAGCGTGGGTTCCGCCGCTCGCAGGCTAGCGCGCTGCGCCGCCAACTGGCCGAACTGGCCCGGTCGGTGGAAAGGTCGAAGCAGGAAATGAATGCGTTGCTGGCCGAGGGTCCGTTCGACCTGGCTTACGCGGTGGGTGAAGGCACCCCGCGCAATTCCCGGATTCAACTGCGAGGCGAGCCGGACAAGCCGGGGAAAGAAGTGCCCCGCGGCTTTCTCGGAATTTTCGGGGCCCGCAAAATGCCCCAAGGACTTTCTGGCAGCGGCCGGCTCGAACTGGCCGAGTGGCTGACGCAGCCCGGGAATCCGCTGACCGCACGCGTGATGGTGAATCGGATCTGGCAACATCACTTTGGCCAGGGGTTGGTGAAAACGCCCAACGACTTTGGCGCGCGCGGGCAACCGCCCACTCACCCCGAGTTGCTCGATCATCTGGCGGCGGCGTTGATGAAGAGTGGCTGGTCCATCAAGACGATGCACCGCCTGATCATGCTGAGCGCGACCTATCAGCAAAGTTCAGTGAAAACCGAATCGGTCCTCGGCAATCCATCGCCCGCGGCGGCGCGCAGTCGCTCCGCGTCCTTAGATATCGAATCACGGATGACCGATTATTTCTCTCCCTTCCCGCGCCGCCGCCTGACCGCCGAGGAAATCCGAGATACGATCCTCCTGGTCAGCGGAGAACTCAATCCAAAGCCCGGCCGCGGCCATCCGTTTCCAGCGCCGACCGGCTGGGGCTTCACGCAGCACAGCCCCTTCAGCGCGGTGTACGATCACAACCAGCGCAGCGTTTACCTCATGACCCAGCGACTCAAACGCCACCCATTCCTCGCGCTCTTCGACGGCGCCGATCCGAACGCCAGCACCGCCGAGCGCCGCACCACGACCGTGCCCACGCAGGCGCTTTACTTCCTCAACGACCCGTTCGTTCACTTCATGTCGGAGAAGGTTGCCGCCCGCGTCCGGAGCCTGGGCGCGGATGAAACGCAACGCATCGCCGCCGCCTATCGCCTCGCCCTGGGGCGTATCCCCACCGAGGTGGAACAGGCTGAAGCGGTGGAATTCCTCGCCGCGTGCCGCTCTGAACTCGGCGCGGGCCCGGAGAACCTGAGCGACGCCGCCGGATGGGCCGCCCTGGCCCGCGTGCTGTTCGGGAGCAATGAATTTCTCCACGTGGATTGA